Proteins encoded within one genomic window of Triticum aestivum cultivar Chinese Spring chromosome 2D, IWGSC CS RefSeq v2.1, whole genome shotgun sequence:
- the LOC123056045 gene encoding protein IRON-RELATED TRANSCRIPTION FACTOR 2-like → MDHQLYGDPSANSFSPLEAQIFSGQLPLSPPWQNIDVDVDLDLDVLEDDIVRELSGRPANAASSGSGSGSPGSHKKLSHNAYERDRRKQLNELYLSLRSLLPDADHTKKLSIPTTVCRALKYIPELQKQVENLEKKKEKLASANCKPGVLSASGSIAPTVSATCLNDKEIMVQISLLRGTDAATALPLSKCINVLENEGLQLISSSTSSTFGNKMFYNLHLQVNLFLLILIIRWMHTTHTTIIYKHIAFTSFLSMKDIHSIKSSWIHGDITV, encoded by the exons ATGGATCACCAGCTGTACGGGGACCCGTCCGCGAACAGCTTCTCTCCGCTGGAGGCGCAGATCTTCTCCGGCCAGCTGCCGCTGTCACCGCCGTGGCAGAATATCGACGTCGACGTCGACCTGGACCTCGACGTTCTCGAGGACGACATAGTCCGCGAGCTCTCCGGGAGGCCGGCAAACGCGGCATCGTCAGGCTCCGGCTCCGGCAGCCCCGGCTCCCACAAGAAGCTCAGTCACAACGCGTACGAGCGCGACCGCCGGAAGCAGCTCAACGAGCTCTACCTCTCTCTCCGTTCTCTCCTCCCGGACGCCGACCACACT AAGAAACTGAGCATTCCGACGACGGTGTGTCGAGCGCTCAAGTACATCCCCGAGCTGCAGAAACAGGTGGAGAATctggagaagaagaaagagaaacttGCTAGTGCCAACTGCAAACCAGGGGTACTGAGCGCGAGCGGCAGCATAGCTCCAACTGTGTCCGCTACTTGCCTCAACGACAAGGAAATCATGGTTCAGATTAGCTTGCTGAGAGGTACGGATGCTGCTACAGCTCTACCTCTTTCCAAATGTATCAATGTACTGGAGAATGAAGGACTTCAGCTCATCAGTTCATCAACTTCCTCCACCTTTGGGAACAAAATGTTCTATAACCTCCATCTTCAGGTAAATCTTTTTCTGTTAATACTAATCATAAGGTGGATGCATACAACACACACCACAATCATATACAAACACATAGCATTTACAAGTTTTTTATCGATGAAAGACATTCATTCAATCAAATCATCATGGATTCATGGTGATATAACCGTCTAG